A genomic window from Leptolyngbya sp. BL0902 includes:
- a CDS encoding glycosyltransferase family 4 protein: MRVLVLSHTYIVNLNCGKLRALAHLDPNLEVAVGVPRRWSVGNPQYRLIESQAWDDGNFRLIPLGNFSQNNQGLLGFGPDLVTLLREFQPQVIQVEEGAKSLAYAQTITLNRLLDLKAKNVLFAGWPSAQDNFQSPVSWLESYNLRHTHGLVAGRPKGVEALCQRGYRGPCRIMPQVGVDETCFFPQAQPDLARQIPIAEGTFVVGFVGQFIAEKGVLTLCKALATLRDHPQPWVWLLLGRGDLKDTLPHHLQAAGIADRVRWVESVPHREVSRYLNLMDALVLPTHLTHNGPSCPTTDWPEPSIHLLLSAMACAVPIIGSDGGTAPHVVEEAGLSFPAANSAALAARLRLLLDNPSQRQTLAERAYGQAMTHYTNTALAQQLLDFYRTLGVEG, from the coding sequence ATGCGCGTGCTGGTGCTGAGTCATACCTATATTGTTAATCTCAACTGCGGAAAACTGCGAGCCTTGGCCCACCTTGATCCCAACCTGGAGGTGGCCGTGGGGGTGCCCCGCCGCTGGAGTGTGGGCAATCCCCAATATCGCCTGATTGAGTCCCAGGCTTGGGATGACGGCAACTTTCGGCTGATTCCCTTGGGCAACTTTAGCCAAAATAACCAGGGGTTGCTGGGGTTTGGCCCCGACCTGGTAACGCTGCTGCGAGAATTTCAGCCCCAGGTGATTCAGGTGGAGGAGGGGGCTAAGTCCCTCGCCTATGCCCAGACCATCACCCTCAACCGCCTGCTCGACTTGAAGGCCAAGAATGTCTTGTTTGCGGGCTGGCCCTCCGCCCAAGACAATTTCCAGTCTCCGGTCTCCTGGCTAGAGTCCTACAACCTGCGCCACACCCACGGGCTGGTAGCCGGGCGACCCAAGGGAGTGGAGGCCCTTTGCCAGCGTGGCTACCGGGGGCCATGCCGCATCATGCCCCAGGTGGGGGTGGATGAGACCTGCTTTTTTCCCCAGGCTCAGCCTGACCTCGCTCGCCAGATCCCTATTGCGGAGGGTACTTTTGTGGTGGGCTTTGTGGGGCAATTCATCGCGGAAAAGGGGGTGCTCACCCTCTGTAAGGCACTGGCTACCCTGAGAGATCATCCCCAACCTTGGGTATGGTTGCTGCTGGGCCGAGGAGACCTCAAAGATACGCTGCCCCACCACCTCCAGGCCGCAGGCATTGCCGACCGAGTGCGCTGGGTTGAGAGTGTTCCCCACCGCGAGGTGTCGCGATACCTCAATCTGATGGATGCCCTTGTATTGCCCACCCACTTGACCCACAACGGCCCATCCTGCCCAACCACCGACTGGCCAGAGCCATCGATCCATCTCTTGCTGTCCGCTATGGCCTGTGCTGTCCCCATTATCGGCTCAGACGGTGGCACCGCCCCCCATGTGGTCGAGGAGGCTGGCTTGAGTTTCCCCGCCGCCAATTCTGCGGCCCTCGCCGCCCGCCTGCGCCTGCTGCTCGATAACCCCAGCCAGCGCCAAACCCTGGCCGAACGGGCCTATGGCCAAGCCATGACCCACTACACCAACACCGCCCTGGCCCAGCAATTGCTGGACTTTTACCGTACCTTGGGGGTGGAGGGATAG
- the pip gene encoding prolyl aminopeptidase produces MRTLYPPIDPYNTFRLQVSPLHNLYIEEAGNPQGKPVIFLHGGPGGGTNPTYRQFFDPQQWRMILFDQRGCGQSTPHAELEENTTWALVSDIEAIRKALGIDQWTVFGGSWGSTLALAYAETHPDRCCGLILRGIFTLRQKEIRWFYQAGASFLYPDAWEHYLAPIPENERDDLLAAYYRRLTHEDANLRLEAARAWSIWEASTSMLIQDAALMSRFGADEFALAFARIECHYFVNRGFFEQDDQLLSNVDRLRHIPGVIVQGRYDVVCPAITAWELHRAWPEAEFVLVPEAGHSALEPGIVDALITATDTFAHRP; encoded by the coding sequence ATGCGTACCCTCTATCCCCCTATCGACCCCTACAACACCTTTCGGCTTCAGGTCTCTCCCCTCCACAACCTCTACATTGAAGAGGCGGGCAACCCCCAGGGCAAGCCCGTCATTTTTTTGCACGGTGGGCCAGGGGGCGGCACCAACCCAACTTATCGCCAGTTTTTTGACCCCCAGCAGTGGCGGATGATCCTGTTCGACCAGCGAGGCTGTGGCCAAAGTACTCCCCATGCCGAGCTGGAGGAGAACACGACTTGGGCCTTGGTCAGCGATATCGAGGCTATTCGCAAAGCCCTAGGGATTGACCAATGGACGGTGTTTGGGGGCAGTTGGGGCAGCACCCTGGCCCTGGCCTACGCCGAAACCCATCCCGACCGCTGCTGTGGGCTCATTCTGCGCGGCATTTTTACCCTGCGCCAGAAGGAGATTCGCTGGTTTTACCAAGCGGGAGCCAGCTTTTTATATCCCGACGCCTGGGAGCATTACCTCGCGCCCATTCCAGAAAACGAGCGGGACGACCTGTTAGCCGCCTACTACCGACGTTTGACCCACGAGGACGCCAACCTTCGCCTAGAAGCAGCCCGCGCCTGGTCGATTTGGGAAGCCAGCACCAGTATGCTAATCCAGGACGCCGCCCTGATGAGCCGCTTTGGGGCCGACGAGTTTGCCCTGGCGTTTGCTCGGATTGAGTGCCACTATTTTGTCAATCGGGGCTTTTTTGAGCAGGACGATCAGCTTTTGAGCAACGTAGACCGCCTTCGCCACATTCCAGGCGTTATTGTGCAGGGGCGTTACGACGTGGTGTGTCCAGCGATAACGGCCTGGGAACTTCACCGGGCATGGCCAGAGGCAGAATTTGTGCTAGTGCCAGAGGCGGGCCACTCTGCCCTAGAACCCGGCATTGTCGATGCTCTCATCACCGCCACCGACACCTTTGCCCACCGTCCCTAG
- a CDS encoding PCP reductase family protein gives MSDLPAWTPAAQAKLKNIPFFVRAQARKRIEDVAREQEAEAITADIVEQVRLEFGQ, from the coding sequence ATGTCAGACCTACCCGCTTGGACGCCTGCCGCCCAGGCCAAACTCAAAAATATCCCCTTCTTTGTGCGGGCTCAGGCTCGCAAACGCATTGAAGATGTGGCCCGCGAACAGGAAGCCGAGGCCATCACCGCCGATATTGTGGAGCAGGTGCGGCTAGAATTTGGCCAGTAG
- the larC gene encoding nickel pincer cofactor biosynthesis protein LarC, producing MKTIAYLDCPSGISGDMCLGAVLDAGVPLDYLQTQLHRLGLEDEFQLSATSVLRQGLRALKAKVELTEPAFAAEPDPWDTDPESESAPDSAHGHSAHGHSAHGHPGHRRHGPRHSDHRPGSRHRHQGRADSHSHSHVHTDGHSTVSSSAHSTTRIIHNGEVQVHHHHAYRHSHSPDPAEAHHPPDNYAEPSPDPSHSHAPGTRHLPEIEALITQAGLPDRACRWSLAVFRQLAEAEAAVHGIAVDQVHFHEVGATDALVDIVGTCLGLDYLGIDALFCSALPTGQGRVKAAHGWLPVPAPAVLKLMEMRNIPLYSNGIQGELVTPTGAALVAALAQGFGDPPAMTLQRLGLGAGQKDFPQANILRLWVGTDSATGSASETSPQTETIAVLETQVDDMVPQTMGYLYDRLFEAGALDVFSQPIAMKKSRPGLLITVLCLPEAEARCTEVLFAETPTLGIRHRHQARTILRREFHRLETPYGPVSMKVAYHPQTQAVLNVHPEYEDCAALARQHDVPWQVVYHTALGLWYQTPPSTATQPASE from the coding sequence ATGAAAACGATAGCCTACCTCGACTGCCCATCCGGCATTTCTGGCGATATGTGTTTGGGGGCCGTCCTGGATGCTGGAGTGCCCCTCGACTACTTGCAAACTCAGCTCCACCGTTTGGGGCTAGAGGATGAGTTTCAGCTATCGGCAACCTCTGTTTTGCGGCAGGGGCTGCGTGCCCTCAAGGCCAAGGTGGAACTGACCGAGCCAGCCTTTGCCGCTGAGCCGGATCCTTGGGACACCGACCCAGAGTCCGAATCAGCCCCCGATTCGGCCCACGGACATTCGGCCCACGGACATTCGGCCCACGGACATCCTGGCCATCGGCGTCACGGCCCCAGGCACTCGGATCATCGCCCTGGATCGCGTCATCGCCACCAGGGCCGCGCCGATAGCCACAGCCACAGCCACGTTCATACCGATGGCCACAGCACCGTTTCAAGTTCGGCCCACAGCACCACTCGCATCATCCACAATGGCGAGGTGCAAGTGCATCACCACCATGCCTATCGCCACAGCCACAGCCCCGATCCTGCGGAGGCCCATCATCCCCCCGATAACTACGCTGAGCCGAGCCCCGATCCTTCCCATTCCCACGCCCCCGGCACCCGCCATCTCCCAGAAATTGAAGCCCTGATTACCCAGGCTGGGCTACCGGATCGGGCTTGTCGCTGGAGTTTGGCGGTGTTTCGGCAACTGGCCGAGGCCGAGGCGGCGGTGCATGGCATTGCCGTTGACCAGGTTCACTTCCATGAGGTGGGGGCCACCGACGCCCTGGTAGACATTGTGGGCACCTGTCTGGGGCTAGATTATTTGGGCATTGACGCGCTGTTTTGTTCGGCGCTGCCCACGGGCCAAGGTCGGGTAAAAGCGGCCCATGGCTGGCTTCCGGTGCCTGCTCCGGCGGTGCTGAAGCTGATGGAAATGCGAAACATCCCCCTCTACAGCAACGGTATCCAGGGCGAGTTGGTGACGCCCACCGGAGCGGCCCTCGTCGCGGCCCTGGCCCAAGGATTTGGCGATCCTCCGGCCATGACGCTGCAACGGCTGGGATTGGGGGCAGGCCAGAAAGACTTTCCCCAGGCCAACATTCTGCGGCTGTGGGTGGGCACCGACTCGGCAACAGGTTCAGCAAGCGAGACATCACCCCAGACCGAAACCATCGCTGTGCTAGAAACCCAGGTGGATGACATGGTGCCCCAAACCATGGGCTATCTCTATGATCGGCTGTTTGAGGCGGGAGCTTTGGACGTGTTTTCCCAGCCCATCGCTATGAAAAAATCGCGCCCTGGGCTGTTGATTACGGTGCTATGCCTCCCCGAGGCCGAGGCCCGCTGCACGGAGGTGCTGTTTGCCGAAACACCCACCCTAGGCATTCGCCACCGCCACCAAGCCCGCACCATTCTGCGGCGCGAGTTCCACCGCCTAGAAACCCCCTACGGCCCGGTGTCGATGAAGGTGGCCTACCACCCCCAAACCCAGGCGGTACTGAATGTTCACCCCGAATACGAGGACTGCGCGGCCCTGGCCCGTCAGCATGATGTTCCCTGGCAGGTGGTTTACCACACGGCCCTGGGGCTGTGGTATCAGACGCCCCCCTCAACGGCGACCCAGCCCGCCTCCGAATGA
- the sigC gene encoding RNA polymerase sigma factor SigC: MVFTPHNSQDDDALRASDPLGLSLAWGHVRGVYSGSASPSTPDAAGLRSPHGTDDDDATDDALDLEAPDMDPSTLTIADVDALEPDAVDSDVLEAEAAALLKNRHTTDLVRLYLQEIGRVKLLAKDEEVSEAQCVQSYMQLLQTLDETAQADGGILSTYHTLLRTRDRLSSQLGYRPSLERWATEAQVPIAELKPTLAAGKRAWADLSHLTVPELEQVIAEGIRAKEHMIKANLRLVVSVAKKYQNRGLELLDLIQEGTLGLERAVEKFDPTKGYRFSTYAYWWIRQGITRAIATQSRTIRLPVHITEKLNKIKKAQRKLAQEKGRTPTVDDIAKELDMTGPQVREVLLRVPRSVSLETKVGKDRDTELGDLLETEGLSPEDILIRESLRRDLKQLMADLTTREQDVITMRFGLTDGTPYSLAEIGRALELSRERVRQIESKALQKLRQPKRRNRIRDYLETLG; encoded by the coding sequence ATGGTATTCACACCGCACAATAGCCAAGACGACGACGCCCTGCGGGCCAGCGATCCGTTGGGTTTGTCCTTGGCCTGGGGCCATGTTCGAGGGGTCTATTCTGGCTCTGCCTCCCCATCCACCCCCGATGCGGCTGGGCTGAGATCCCCCCATGGCACAGATGATGACGACGCAACCGATGATGCCCTAGACCTTGAGGCCCCTGATATGGATCCTTCAACCCTGACCATCGCTGATGTCGATGCCCTAGAGCCGGATGCCGTGGACAGCGACGTACTTGAAGCCGAGGCGGCGGCGCTGCTGAAGAACCGACACACAACGGATCTCGTCCGGCTCTATCTCCAGGAAATTGGTCGGGTGAAACTGCTGGCCAAGGATGAGGAGGTCTCCGAAGCCCAGTGCGTTCAGAGCTATATGCAGCTCTTGCAAACCCTTGACGAAACAGCCCAGGCCGACGGCGGCATCCTCAGCACCTACCATACCCTGCTGCGCACACGGGATCGGCTGTCGTCGCAGTTGGGCTATCGACCTTCCCTAGAGCGCTGGGCCACGGAAGCCCAAGTGCCCATCGCCGAACTGAAGCCGACGTTGGCCGCAGGAAAACGGGCCTGGGCCGATCTCAGCCACCTGACAGTGCCCGAACTGGAGCAGGTGATTGCCGAGGGCATTCGGGCCAAGGAACACATGATTAAGGCCAACCTGCGCCTGGTGGTTTCGGTGGCCAAGAAATACCAAAACCGGGGGCTGGAACTGCTGGATCTCATCCAGGAAGGCACCCTGGGCCTAGAGCGGGCGGTGGAAAAGTTTGACCCCACCAAGGGCTATCGCTTCAGCACCTACGCCTACTGGTGGATTCGCCAAGGCATCACCCGCGCCATTGCCACCCAAAGCCGCACCATCCGCCTCCCGGTTCACATCACCGAAAAACTCAACAAAATTAAAAAGGCCCAGCGCAAACTGGCCCAAGAAAAGGGCCGCACTCCCACGGTGGACGACATCGCCAAGGAGCTGGATATGACCGGGCCACAGGTGCGGGAGGTGCTGCTGCGGGTGCCGCGCTCGGTGTCCCTTGAAACCAAAGTGGGCAAAGACCGCGACACAGAACTGGGCGACCTGCTAGAAACCGAGGGTCTTTCGCCGGAGGATATTCTGATTCGCGAATCCCTGCGCCGAGACCTGAAACAGCTCATGGCCGACCTCACCACCCGCGAGCAAGACGTCATTACCATGCGCTTTGGCCTCACAGACGGCACCCCCTACTCCCTGGCAGAAATTGGCCGTGCCCTAGAACTGTCGAGGGAACGGGTGCGCCAGATTGAGTCCAAGGCGTTGCAAAAGCTGCGTCAGCCCAAACGCCGCAACCGCATCCGCGACTACCTCGAAACCCTCGGCTAA
- a CDS encoding adenylate/guanylate cyclase domain-containing protein: protein MAIPGYETHQVLHCSDVSIVERGLWDGRRVVVKRLNRPYPLPQDLDRYRQEHDLLSRLDSDWIIKSYALMTEHHTLALVLEDMGGDSLRQHYPAQPLDLDTFLTLALAITQGLGDLHRANIIHKDINPANIIFNPQTGQLRLIDFGLSSQVQQEITLLQHPNTLEGTLAYISPEQTGRVNRLIDYRSDIYSLGVTFYELLTGSLPFNSTDPMTLVHGHLAKTPPNLADQRPDLPAALVALVSKMMAKGAEDRYQSAWGIQADLERLQRKIPDFAIAQDDYPVQFRLPQRLYGREADLKRLLAGFEAMRQGGHGPFVLVTGYAGIGKSALVGELHRPVTEAQGYFAAGKFEQFQRVTPYSAWIKALGELLRQVLAESTERLDHLRAQLLDALGHNGQVLIEVIPDLGLILGPQPPVPTLAPAEAQNRFENLFQRFVRVFAQPDHPLVLFLDDWQWADSASLRLLRLVLGDSQCQSLLLIGSYRSNEVGPTHPLMRLLTTLAQEGLVPTTLDLQPLGLGHIRQLLQDALASDGPTVQPLAELVLAKTNGNPFFVNEFIKTLATDGLLQFDPSQRGWRWDLAQIQAQDITDNVVVLMTDKLKKLSAAVQYLLSIAACIGTTFEVETLSLVADQDREVVQVELSQATQAGLILTTKQSQELRFLHDRVQQAAYELVSPDEKAALHLRIGQQGRGQLTNHPEKLFDVVDHLNLGRSQLPESEHLDVAELNLEAGRRAKQATAYRAAAQYLEAGIRLCPACDTPAELRFALHREQAEVQYLLGELAASQQAIDELLRQELSPLQRADVFNVLIVQNTIQTNYQQALAAGQEALAALGITLPLTDLDQAFAEEYAKLQAALGDRPLASLEHLPAMTNAEQRFAVELLSNLGSAAYRYDRKIWQIIVVMSINLFLRHGNGPQSCYGYSNYGTLLGSVLGDYPAGYESALVSLGLAERYGNRTQVSRACFILSNFVQSWVRPVAEADAINQAGVDAGLETGEFQYVGYTLSYRISNLFFQSRPLAEVLTALQEAMAFCRQVNNQWAIDALLGYQITLAQLQPDSAADALPTATDYIETCRRHNSLSGLCRYHILQGLVQYLDHQFAAALDHLDQAAPLLDFILGVVSVAEYHFYTALVLAALPPTADHQQRLDQHRTWLHDRAKTCVANFLQKAQLIDAECAHINQQPWEAIHHYDAAIASAVAHGFLADEAIACERAARFWLSHHKPTLAQPYLRQAHYAFTRWGATHKVQHLEQEFPELAGVRSESTHRTLASQGSGSRLGETLDLSSLLKASQAISSQIVLGTLTRDLMDILVENAGAQLGYLLLQGEDQLTVQAYSGPEDRPIATEANDPTQLPLSLLNYVRRTQTPVLLADAVNGGDFTQDPYLRAQKPQSVLCVPLLHQGDFIGLVYFEHHLTTNAFTLKQLEIINVLSSQAAISIQNAQLYNTLEQKVAQRTEALAAERAKSERLLRNILPASIVERLKENERDIADRFDEVTVMFCDIVQFTSLSSQIPPSRLVQFLNQVFSEFDHLCEVHQLEKIKTIGDAYVAVGGLPGSATNHVEAIANMALDMLKIIQSVSLPIAELSHQSPNLRIGIHVGPVVAGVIGKRKFAYDLWGDTVNVASRMESHGEAGKIQVTEAIYRKLAHHYRFERRAPIEVKGKGKMTTYWLLGHP from the coding sequence ACATCAACCCGGCCAACATTATTTTTAATCCCCAAACGGGCCAACTGCGCCTGATCGACTTTGGCCTATCGAGCCAAGTGCAGCAGGAGATCACCCTCCTGCAACATCCCAACACGCTAGAGGGCACCCTGGCCTACATTTCGCCGGAGCAAACGGGGCGAGTGAACCGTCTGATTGACTACCGCAGCGATATTTACTCCCTAGGCGTCACCTTCTATGAGCTGTTGACGGGGAGCCTGCCCTTTAACTCAACGGATCCGATGACCCTGGTGCATGGCCACCTGGCCAAGACGCCCCCCAACTTGGCGGATCAACGGCCCGACTTGCCAGCGGCCCTGGTGGCCCTGGTTAGTAAAATGATGGCCAAGGGCGCTGAGGATCGCTATCAGAGCGCCTGGGGCATCCAAGCCGATCTGGAACGGCTCCAGCGGAAAATCCCGGATTTTGCGATTGCCCAGGATGATTACCCGGTGCAGTTTCGCTTGCCCCAGCGGCTGTATGGCCGGGAAGCGGATTTGAAGCGCTTGCTAGCCGGGTTTGAGGCCATGCGCCAGGGGGGGCACGGGCCGTTTGTGCTGGTGACGGGCTACGCGGGCATTGGCAAGTCTGCCCTGGTAGGGGAGCTGCATCGCCCTGTAACCGAGGCCCAGGGGTATTTTGCAGCGGGGAAGTTTGAGCAGTTTCAGCGGGTAACGCCCTACTCGGCGTGGATTAAGGCGTTGGGGGAACTGCTGCGGCAGGTGTTGGCCGAAAGCACAGAGCGGCTGGATCACCTGCGGGCCCAGCTTCTCGACGCCTTGGGCCACAATGGGCAGGTTTTGATTGAGGTGATTCCTGACCTAGGGCTGATCCTAGGGCCACAGCCTCCAGTGCCCACCCTGGCCCCCGCCGAGGCCCAAAACCGTTTTGAGAATCTGTTTCAGCGGTTTGTGCGGGTCTTTGCCCAGCCCGATCATCCTCTAGTGTTGTTTTTGGACGATTGGCAATGGGCCGATAGTGCCAGTCTGCGGCTGTTGCGCCTGGTGTTGGGAGATTCGCAGTGTCAATCTCTGCTGCTGATTGGATCCTATCGCAGCAACGAGGTTGGCCCCACCCATCCCCTGATGCGCCTGCTGACCACCCTGGCCCAAGAGGGGCTGGTGCCCACCACTCTGGATCTGCAACCGCTGGGCCTGGGCCACATTCGCCAACTGTTGCAGGATGCCCTTGCCAGCGATGGGCCTACGGTGCAGCCCCTAGCCGAACTGGTGCTGGCCAAAACCAACGGCAATCCCTTCTTTGTCAACGAGTTCATCAAAACCCTGGCCACCGATGGGCTGCTTCAGTTTGACCCCAGCCAACGGGGCTGGCGGTGGGATTTGGCCCAAATTCAGGCCCAAGACATCACAGACAACGTCGTGGTGCTGATGACCGACAAGCTGAAAAAGCTGTCGGCGGCGGTGCAGTACTTGCTTTCCATCGCCGCCTGTATTGGGACGACCTTCGAGGTGGAAACCCTCAGCCTCGTGGCCGATCAAGATCGGGAGGTGGTGCAAGTCGAACTCAGCCAAGCCACCCAAGCCGGGTTGATTTTGACCACAAAGCAGAGCCAGGAACTGCGTTTTCTCCATGATCGGGTGCAGCAGGCGGCCTACGAACTGGTGAGCCCCGACGAAAAGGCCGCGCTTCATTTACGCATCGGCCAACAGGGGCGAGGGCAGCTCACCAACCACCCAGAAAAGCTGTTTGATGTGGTGGATCACCTCAACCTAGGTCGGTCGCAGTTGCCAGAGTCGGAACATCTGGACGTGGCCGAACTGAACCTGGAGGCCGGACGACGGGCCAAACAAGCCACCGCCTACCGTGCCGCCGCCCAGTACCTAGAGGCGGGCATTCGCCTCTGCCCAGCGTGTGACACTCCGGCGGAACTGCGCTTTGCTCTCCACCGCGAGCAGGCTGAGGTGCAATACCTGCTGGGCGAACTGGCGGCATCCCAACAGGCCATCGACGAACTGCTGCGCCAGGAATTGTCCCCCCTTCAGCGGGCCGATGTGTTCAATGTGCTGATCGTCCAAAACACCATCCAGACCAACTATCAGCAGGCCCTCGCCGCTGGTCAAGAGGCGCTGGCCGCCCTAGGCATTACCCTACCGCTGACGGATTTGGATCAGGCCTTTGCGGAGGAGTACGCCAAGCTGCAAGCCGCCCTGGGGGATCGGCCCCTGGCCTCCCTAGAGCACCTGCCCGCCATGACCAACGCTGAGCAGCGGTTTGCGGTGGAGCTGCTGTCTAACCTGGGGTCTGCGGCCTATCGCTATGACCGCAAAATTTGGCAGATCATCGTGGTTATGTCCATTAACCTGTTTTTGCGCCACGGTAACGGGCCCCAGTCCTGCTACGGCTACTCCAACTATGGCACCCTGCTGGGGTCGGTGCTGGGGGACTATCCGGCGGGCTACGAGTCGGCCCTGGTGTCCCTGGGGCTGGCGGAGCGCTATGGCAACCGCACCCAGGTTTCGCGGGCCTGCTTTATTCTCAGCAACTTTGTGCAGTCTTGGGTGCGCCCCGTGGCGGAGGCCGACGCCATCAACCAGGCCGGGGTGGATGCGGGCCTGGAAACAGGGGAGTTTCAGTACGTGGGCTATACCCTCAGCTACCGCATCTCCAACCTGTTTTTTCAAAGTCGCCCCCTGGCTGAGGTTTTGACTGCCTTGCAAGAAGCGATGGCCTTTTGTCGGCAGGTGAACAACCAGTGGGCCATCGACGCCCTGCTGGGCTACCAGATCACCCTGGCCCAGCTCCAGCCCGACAGCGCTGCCGACGCCTTACCCACCGCCACGGACTATATCGAAACCTGCCGCCGCCACAACAGCCTCAGCGGATTGTGTCGCTACCACATTTTGCAGGGGCTAGTGCAATACCTCGACCACCAATTCGCCGCCGCCCTTGACCACCTCGACCAGGCTGCTCCGCTGCTGGACTTTATTCTGGGGGTGGTGTCCGTGGCGGAATACCACTTCTACACGGCCCTGGTCTTAGCGGCCCTGCCCCCCACCGCTGACCACCAGCAGCGCCTAGACCAGCACCGCACCTGGCTTCATGACCGGGCCAAAACCTGCGTCGCCAACTTCCTGCAAAAGGCCCAGCTCATCGACGCTGAGTGCGCCCACATCAACCAGCAGCCCTGGGAAGCCATCCATCACTACGATGCCGCCATTGCCAGCGCTGTAGCCCACGGGTTTCTTGCCGACGAAGCCATCGCCTGCGAACGGGCCGCTCGCTTTTGGCTGAGCCACCACAAGCCCACCCTGGCCCAACCCTACCTGCGCCAAGCCCACTACGCCTTTACCCGCTGGGGAGCCACCCACAAGGTGCAGCACCTAGAGCAGGAGTTTCCCGAATTGGCAGGCGTCCGTTCGGAATCTACCCACCGCACCCTAGCCAGCCAAGGGAGCGGCAGCCGCCTAGGCGAAACCCTGGATCTATCCAGCTTGCTGAAGGCGTCCCAAGCCATTTCTAGCCAAATTGTGCTGGGAACCCTCACCCGTGACCTGATGGATATTTTGGTGGAAAATGCTGGGGCGCAGCTGGGCTATCTGCTGCTGCAAGGGGAGGATCAACTCACGGTGCAAGCCTATAGCGGCCCCGAAGATCGCCCGATTGCCACCGAGGCCAACGACCCCACCCAGCTACCGCTTTCCCTGTTGAATTACGTGCGGCGAACGCAAACCCCTGTTCTTTTGGCCGATGCCGTCAATGGCGGTGACTTTACCCAAGATCCCTACCTACGCGCACAGAAACCGCAATCGGTGTTGTGTGTGCCCCTGCTGCACCAAGGGGATTTTATCGGGCTGGTGTATTTTGAACATCACCTTACCACCAACGCCTTTACCCTCAAACAACTCGAAATTATTAATGTATTGTCTTCCCAAGCCGCAATTTCAATTCAAAATGCCCAGCTTTATAACACCCTAGAACAAAAAGTAGCCCAACGCACCGAAGCCCTGGCGGCTGAACGGGCGAAATCAGAACGGCTCCTGCGAAATATTTTGCCCGCATCCATTGTGGAACGGCTCAAGGAAAACGAGCGAGACATTGCTGACAGGTTTGATGAAGTGACGGTGATGTTCTGCGATATTGTGCAGTTTACCTCCCTTTCCAGCCAGATTCCACCGTCCCGACTGGTGCAATTTCTCAACCAAGTTTTCTCAGAATTTGATCATCTGTGTGAAGTGCATCAGCTCGAAAAAATCAAGACCATTGGCGATGCCTACGTGGCCGTGGGTGGTTTGCCAGGGAGTGCTACGAACCATGTAGAAGCGATAGCCAATATGGCCCTAGATATGCTGAAAATCATCCAATCCGTTAGCCTACCTATTGCCGAGTTATCTCACCAATCTCCCAACCTTCGCATTGGCATTCACGTGGGGCCAGTGGTGGCCGGGGTGATTGGCAAGCGCAAATTTGCCTACGATTTGTGGGGTGATACCGTCAACGTCGCCAGCCGCATGGAATCCCATGGAGAAGCCGGAAAGATCCAGGTCACGGAGGCCATTTATCGCAAACTTGCCCACCATTACCGCTTTGAACGCCGCGCCCCCATTGAGGTCAAGGGCAAGGGCAAAATGACCACCTACTGGCTGCTGGGTCATCCCTAG
- a CDS encoding L-threonylcarbamoyladenylate synthase, which yields MATHYRLHPETPQARKVQSIAEALRQGAIALYPTDTVYAIGCDLNHRGAVQRVRQIKQISNDKPLTFLCSSLSNITDYAIVNDSAYRIIRRLIPGPFTFLLPATKLVPKLVMDPKRRTTGIRVPNSPICLDLIEALGHPIISTSALSVVPHPTTKPRLIDKAEVFDALEKLVDIMIEDDEPMTYDVSTIIDVIGDEPTILRQGQGWEAALDWGAQMSE from the coding sequence ATGGCAACGCACTATCGACTCCATCCCGAAACCCCCCAGGCTCGAAAGGTGCAGTCCATCGCCGAGGCCCTCCGCCAAGGGGCGATTGCGCTCTACCCTACAGACACAGTCTACGCCATCGGCTGCGACCTCAACCATCGAGGCGCGGTGCAGCGGGTGCGCCAGATCAAGCAGATCTCTAATGACAAACCTCTCACCTTTCTCTGCTCGTCGCTGTCCAACATTACCGACTACGCCATCGTCAACGACAGCGCCTACCGCATCATCCGCCGCCTGATTCCGGGGCCGTTTACCTTCTTGCTGCCCGCCACCAAGCTGGTACCCAAGCTCGTGATGGATCCAAAACGCCGCACCACAGGCATTCGGGTGCCCAATAGCCCCATTTGCCTAGACCTGATCGAAGCGCTGGGGCATCCGATTATTTCCACCTCGGCCCTCAGCGTGGTGCCCCACCCCACCACCAAGCCCCGCCTCATCGACAAAGCCGAAGTGTTCGATGCCCTTGAAAAGCTGGTAGACATCATGATCGAAGATGACGAGCCCATGACCTACGACGTCTCTACCATTATCGACGTCATCGGCGATGAACCCACCATTCTGCGCCAAGGTCAGGGCTGGGAAGCCGCCCTCGACTGGGGTGCCCAGATGTCGGAGTAG